The Stutzerimonas stutzeri RCH2 genomic interval CACGACAGCCCATAGCGCTATGGCGTCCGGACCGACGTCGATGGCGCGCAGCAGCATCACTTTGCCGAGAAAGCCGGAAAAAGGCGGGAGTCCGGCAACCGAAATCGCCCCCATGAAGAACAGCGAGCCAAGCAGCAATGGTTGGCGCAGGGCTGGCGCTGAGACCAAGTCGGTGCCTAGATCGCCGCGCTGGCGAGCGATCAGGTCGGCAAGCAGGAACAGTCCACCGGCAACCAGCGTGCTGTGCACCAGGTAATACAGCGCAGCGGCGAGACCCACATCGGTGCCCAGGGCGATACCGGCGAGAAGCGTTCCTACCGAAACCACCACCAGATACGCCAACAGCACCTGCAGGTTCCGTGCAGCCAATGCGCCTATCACCGCAGCACCAAGGGTCAGCAGCGCCAATGGCCAGAGCCAGACTTCGACCATATTGCTCAGCTCGCCCGCCTCGCTGCCGAAAACCAGGGTAAACACCCGCACGATTGCGTACAGCCCGACCTTGGTCATGATGGCGAACAGGGCGGCGACCGGTGCAGTAGCCGAGGCATAGGCACGGGGCAGCCAGAAATAAAGCGGCAGGATGGCACCCTTCAGCGCAAAGACCACCAGCAACAGATAGCCCGCGGCGGCAAGCAACGGCGCATCGGCCGGTTCGGCGGCGCTCACGCGGCCCGCCATATCGGCCATGTTCAGCGTGCCCAGCAGGCCATAAAGCATGCTGACGCCAATCAGGAACAGCGATGAACCGAGCAGATTCAACACCACGTAGTGCATGCCGGCACGCACCCGTCTCTGCCCATGCCCGTGCAACAGCAAGGCATACGAGGAGATCAGCAGAATCTCGAAGAAGACGAAGAGGTTGAACAGGTCGCCGGTGAGAAAGGCGCCGTTGATGCCGAGCAGCTGAAACTGATAGAGCGCATGGAAGTTCGGGCCACGCTCATCGTCACCGCGACTGGCATACAGCACGGCGAAGCCTGCCAGAACAGCAGTCACCAGCAACATGAGCGCGCTGAGGCGGTCGAGCATGAGGATGATGCCGAATGGAGGCTGCCAACTGCCAAGGGCATAGATGCGCAGCTGACCATCATCGGAGAGCAGCACCAGCCAGAGTGCTATTGGCACGAGCGCCCAGGTCGCTGCCAGCGAGAGCAAGCGTTTGGCTGGCTTGCCCATCCGGTGAGCGAACAGCAGTACCGCGCCCACGAACAAGGGCACCAGCAATGGAAGGATCAACGCATGATTCATCAGCGGGGCTCCTGCCCATCGACATGGTCGGTGCGCAACTCACCGATACTGCGCAGCGCCAGCACCACTACGAATGCAGTCATGGCAAAGCCGATGACGATCGCAGTAAGAACCAGAGCCTGAGGCAACGGGTCGCCATATTCAGCGCTCTTGCCGATGACCGCCGGAACGCCGGTAGCCAGACGGCCCATGGAAAAAATGAACAGGTTGACCGCGTAGGAAATCAGCGTAAGCCCCATCACCACCGGGAAGATCCGCGCACGCAAAAGCAGATAGACACCGCTGGCGGTCATTATTCCAAGCGTAATCGCAAACACAGCTTCCATCAGAGCACCTCCCTGCTCGTCTCGTCCTGCCTGACCTGGCCGATATTGGAAAGGATCAGCAACGTCGCCCCGACAACCACCAGATAAACCCCCAGATCAAACAGCATTGCGGTAGCCAGCTCGAACTCACCGATAAGCGGCAGATGGAAATGATCGAACGCGGATGTGAGGAACGAGTGCCCGAACAGCAAACTGCCCAGCCCGGTTGCGCCCGCAATGAGCAGGCCGGCGCCGCACATGGCGTGATAGCTGAACGGCTGGCGCGCCTGAGCCCAGGCCACGCCATGGGCGATGTACTGCAGAATCAACGCGACGGCCGTGATAAGACCGGCGATGAAGCCGCCACCCGGCAGGTTATGCCCGCGCAAGAAGATGAACGCCGAAATCAGCAAAGCCATCGGCAGCAGCGCGCGCGCCAGTGCATCGAGCATCATTGGATGCTTGTCCAGCGACCAGAGCCGCCCACCTGCGTCTCGAATCGGATGGGGCAAGCGCAGCCCGTAGAGCAGGCTGTAGATACCAACGCCGGCGATCGCCAGAACGGCAATCTCACCCAACGTATCGAAGCCGCGGAAGTCGACCAGAATCACGTTAACGACATTGGTACCGCCACCGCCCGAGACACTGTTCTCGAGGAAAAACGAGGCAATGCTGTCGTAAGGACGCGTTAGCACCGTATAGGCAAGCAGCGCCACCATCGTGCCGCAGCCACCGGCGAGAATGAAATCACGGAAGGCGCGCAGGCTGCTCGATTCGGCAGGCGTGCGATCGGGCATGAAGAACAGCGCCAGAATGAGCAGGATTATCGTCACCACCTCAACCGACAGCTGCGTGAGCGCCAGATCCGGAGCCGAGTAGCGAGCGAAGCCCAGGGCGACCATCAGACCGACAACGCTGAGCACCATCAACGCCACCAGACGCCGGCGATGGAACAGCACCGTCAACAATGACGTCAGCGCCAGGATCACCATCCCCGCCACGGTAATACCGTCCAGCGGCGTCAG includes:
- a CDS encoding monovalent cation/H+ antiporter subunit D, whose translation is MNHALILPLLVPLFVGAVLLFAHRMGKPAKRLLSLAATWALVPIALWLVLLSDDGQLRIYALGSWQPPFGIILMLDRLSALMLLVTAVLAGFAVLYASRGDDERGPNFHALYQFQLLGINGAFLTGDLFNLFVFFEILLISSYALLLHGHGQRRVRAGMHYVVLNLLGSSLFLIGVSMLYGLLGTLNMADMAGRVSAAEPADAPLLAAAGYLLLVVFALKGAILPLYFWLPRAYASATAPVAALFAIMTKVGLYAIVRVFTLVFGSEAGELSNMVEVWLWPLALLTLGAAVIGALAARNLQVLLAYLVVVSVGTLLAGIALGTDVGLAAALYYLVHSTLVAGGLFLLADLIARQRGDLGTDLVSAPALRQPLLLGSLFFMGAISVAGLPPFSGFLGKVMLLRAIDVGPDAIALWAVVLVGGLGMLIALSRAGSLVFWRHASEAVGQVADPIRVVATAGLLLASVALVAAAGPLQAFMQATAAQLLDVAPYLQIVPGGAA
- a CDS encoding Na+/H+ antiporter subunit C gives rise to the protein MEAVFAITLGIMTASGVYLLLRARIFPVVMGLTLISYAVNLFIFSMGRLATGVPAVIGKSAEYGDPLPQALVLTAIVIGFAMTAFVVVLALRSIGELRTDHVDGQEPR